The following are encoded together in the Kribbella voronezhensis genome:
- a CDS encoding glycoside hydrolase family 15 protein, whose protein sequence is MDPGRQGRSRSALPDRRIEDYALIGDTQTAALVSTDGSIDWLCFPRFDSPACFAALLGTDDNGHWRLRPRDADAKASRHYRGATLVLETEWSTPTGSVRVLDFMPPRDEAPDVVRIVEGVSGTVSMRSELRLRFDYGHVVPWVRQVDGQIVAIAGPDAVSLRSDVHQYGRDFATYADFELKAGDRAWFVLTWHPSHHPVPTAIDALDALEPTETYWREWIGRGKVPEETSDEVSRSLLTLKALTYSPSGGMVAAPTTSLPEALGGERNWDYRFCWLRDATMTLSALLRSGFTEEAQAWRNWLLRAIAGSPADLQIMYGVTGQRRLPEFEAGWLPGFGGSSPVRIGNAAAEQLQLDVFGEVMDVLALARETQIGPSDDAWSVQRSLMRHLTEVWEGPDEGIWEVRGGRQHFTYSKVMAWVAFDRGARAVERYGMGGPAKQWRATADEIHRQVCEEAYDSKRNTFTQAYGSKALDAAVLLIPQVGFLPADDPRVVGTVEAIQRELTVDGFVRRYLTEHVDDGLQDEEGAFLICSFWLADSLAMIGRIGEARRLYEKLVALRNDVGLLAEEYDPASKRMLGNFPQAFSHLGLVNTAFHLNETEHTPLRPSAY, encoded by the coding sequence CTGCCGGACCGGAGGATCGAGGACTACGCGCTGATCGGGGACACCCAGACGGCGGCGCTGGTCTCGACTGACGGCTCGATCGACTGGCTCTGCTTCCCCCGCTTCGACTCCCCCGCCTGCTTCGCGGCGCTGCTCGGCACCGACGACAACGGCCACTGGCGGCTCCGGCCGCGCGACGCCGACGCCAAGGCCAGCCGGCACTACCGGGGCGCCACCCTGGTCCTGGAGACGGAGTGGTCCACGCCGACGGGATCGGTCCGCGTCCTCGACTTCATGCCGCCGCGGGACGAGGCGCCGGACGTCGTACGGATCGTCGAGGGTGTCAGCGGCACGGTGTCGATGCGGTCCGAGCTCCGGCTGCGGTTCGACTACGGGCACGTGGTGCCGTGGGTGCGGCAGGTCGACGGGCAGATCGTCGCGATCGCCGGTCCGGACGCGGTCTCGCTGCGCAGTGACGTCCACCAGTACGGGCGCGACTTCGCGACGTACGCCGATTTCGAACTCAAGGCGGGAGACCGGGCCTGGTTCGTGCTCACCTGGCACCCGTCGCACCACCCGGTGCCCACGGCAATCGACGCGCTGGACGCGCTGGAGCCGACCGAAACCTACTGGCGCGAGTGGATCGGCCGCGGCAAGGTTCCCGAGGAGACGTCCGACGAGGTGAGCAGGTCGCTGCTGACACTGAAGGCGCTCACCTACTCACCGTCCGGCGGGATGGTCGCGGCACCGACGACCTCGCTCCCGGAGGCACTGGGCGGCGAACGCAACTGGGACTACCGGTTCTGCTGGTTGCGGGACGCAACGATGACGCTGTCCGCGCTGCTCCGCTCGGGATTCACCGAGGAGGCGCAGGCCTGGCGCAACTGGTTGCTCCGGGCCATCGCCGGCTCCCCCGCCGACCTGCAGATCATGTACGGCGTGACCGGGCAGCGGCGACTGCCCGAGTTCGAGGCCGGCTGGCTGCCCGGGTTCGGTGGGTCGTCACCGGTGCGGATCGGCAACGCGGCCGCGGAGCAGTTGCAACTGGACGTGTTCGGCGAGGTGATGGACGTGCTCGCGCTGGCCCGGGAGACGCAGATCGGGCCGAGTGACGACGCGTGGTCCGTCCAGCGGAGCCTGATGCGCCACCTCACCGAGGTCTGGGAAGGGCCCGACGAAGGGATCTGGGAGGTGCGCGGCGGCCGCCAGCACTTCACCTACTCGAAGGTGATGGCCTGGGTGGCCTTCGACCGCGGCGCCCGGGCGGTCGAGCGGTACGGGATGGGCGGGCCGGCCAAGCAGTGGCGGGCCACCGCGGACGAGATCCACCGGCAGGTGTGCGAGGAGGCGTACGACAGCAAGCGGAACACGTTCACCCAGGCCTACGGGAGCAAGGCGCTGGACGCCGCCGTACTGCTCATCCCGCAGGTCGGGTTCCTGCCCGCCGACGACCCGCGCGTGGTCGGCACGGTCGAGGCGATCCAGCGCGAACTCACCGTCGACGGGTTCGTCCGCCGCTACCTGACCGAGCACGTCGACGACGGGCTGCAGGACGAGGAGGGCGCCTTCTTGATCTGCTCGTTCTGGCTGGCCGACTCGCTGGCGATGATCGGCCGGATCGGCGAGGCGCGCCGGCTGTACGAGAAGCTTGTTGCCTTGCGCAACGATGTCGGCCTGCTGGCGGAGGAGTACGACCCGGCCTCGAAGCGGATGCTGGGCAACTTCCCGCAGGCGTTCTCCCACCTCGGCCTGGTGAACACCGCCTTCCATTTGAACGAGACCGAGCACACGCCGCTCAGGCCCTCGGCGTACTGA
- a CDS encoding SDR family oxidoreductase, with amino-acid sequence MGFVDLGLRDRTYIITGASGGLGFATAKALAAEGARLVISSRNEESIARAAAELGDQVVGIPVDNADPESAERLAATAIAKWGALHGALISVGGPRPGTALDTDEADWRAAFDSVFLGGLRIARSVARAGADGTSIAFVLSSSVKSPIAGLAISNGLRPGLAMVAKTLADELGPNGVRVNGLLPGRIATDRLKELDGKGGDPEAARRAAEKTIPLRRYGTPDEFGRVAAFVLSPVASYLTGAMIPIDGGALRTL; translated from the coding sequence ATGGGGTTCGTGGACCTCGGACTTCGCGATCGCACCTACATCATCACCGGCGCCAGCGGTGGGCTCGGCTTCGCCACCGCGAAGGCCCTCGCGGCCGAAGGCGCCCGGCTGGTGATCTCCAGCCGCAACGAGGAGTCGATCGCCCGCGCGGCCGCCGAACTCGGCGACCAGGTGGTCGGCATCCCGGTCGACAACGCCGATCCGGAGAGCGCCGAGCGGCTGGCCGCGACCGCGATCGCCAAGTGGGGCGCACTGCACGGCGCGCTGATCAGCGTCGGCGGCCCGCGGCCCGGGACGGCGCTGGACACCGACGAGGCCGACTGGCGGGCAGCGTTCGACAGCGTCTTCCTCGGTGGTCTGCGAATCGCCCGCTCGGTCGCCCGCGCCGGAGCAGACGGTACGTCGATCGCCTTCGTGCTCTCCTCGTCGGTCAAGTCGCCGATCGCCGGACTCGCGATCTCCAACGGCCTGCGGCCCGGTCTCGCGATGGTCGCCAAGACGCTCGCCGACGAGCTCGGCCCCAACGGGGTCCGGGTGAACGGGCTGCTGCCCGGCCGGATCGCGACCGACCGGTTGAAGGAACTGGACGGGAAGGGTGGCGACCCCGAAGCCGCCCGCCGCGCCGCTGAGAAGACCATCCCGCTGCGTCGCTACGGCACCCCGGACGAGTTCGGCCGCGTCGCCGCGTTCGTCCTGTCCCCCGTCGCCTCCTATCTCACCGGCGCGATGATCCCGATCGACGGCGGCGCCCTCCGCACCCTCTAG
- the ligD gene encoding non-homologous end-joining DNA ligase, which produces MAATKAIELEVAGRTVRVSNPDKPYFADRGLTKLDIVNYFISVGDGILGALRDRPTTLERWPGGWFEGAKLSTRMDNRGDAFYQKRVAKGAPDWVETATIKFPSGRPADEVCPTELAVVAWAVNLGTLTFHPWPVRRPELDSPDQLRIDLDPQPGTDFKSAAAVAPVLRELLAEHGLEGFPKTSGGRGLHVYVPIEPRWTFVEARRAVIAVGRELSRRLPDQVTVNWWKEERGERVFIDYNQMARDRTIASAYSVRPNARARVSAPLRWEEVDQVVPDDFDVLTMPARFAEVGDLHAAVAEKAFSLDSLLELSAKHERDYGEGEMPYPPDYPKMPGEPPRVQPSKKVEGHWDESGNRIEKAKPQED; this is translated from the coding sequence ATGGCGGCGACGAAGGCAATCGAGCTGGAGGTCGCGGGACGGACGGTCCGGGTCAGCAACCCGGACAAGCCGTACTTCGCGGACCGGGGTCTGACCAAGCTGGACATCGTGAACTACTTCATCTCGGTCGGCGACGGCATCCTGGGCGCGCTCCGGGACCGGCCGACCACCCTCGAGCGCTGGCCCGGTGGCTGGTTCGAGGGGGCGAAGCTGTCCACCCGGATGGACAACAGGGGCGACGCGTTCTACCAGAAGCGGGTCGCCAAGGGCGCTCCCGACTGGGTCGAGACCGCCACCATCAAGTTCCCCAGCGGCCGGCCCGCCGACGAGGTGTGCCCGACCGAGCTGGCCGTGGTCGCCTGGGCGGTCAACCTCGGCACGCTGACCTTCCACCCCTGGCCGGTCCGCCGGCCGGAGCTCGACTCACCCGACCAGCTCCGCATCGACCTCGACCCGCAGCCGGGCACGGACTTCAAGAGCGCTGCCGCGGTGGCCCCCGTACTGCGTGAGCTGCTGGCTGAGCACGGCCTGGAAGGGTTCCCGAAGACGTCGGGCGGGCGCGGGCTGCACGTGTACGTGCCGATCGAGCCGCGCTGGACCTTCGTCGAGGCGCGCCGAGCCGTGATCGCGGTCGGCCGGGAGCTGTCCCGGCGGCTGCCCGACCAGGTGACGGTGAACTGGTGGAAGGAGGAGCGCGGCGAACGCGTCTTCATCGACTACAACCAGATGGCCAGGGACCGCACGATCGCCTCGGCGTACTCCGTCCGCCCGAACGCGCGCGCCCGGGTGTCCGCGCCGCTGCGCTGGGAGGAGGTCGACCAGGTCGTCCCGGACGACTTCGACGTGCTCACCATGCCGGCCCGCTTCGCCGAGGTCGGCGACCTGCACGCGGCCGTGGCCGAGAAGGCGTTCTCGCTGGACTCGCTGCTGGAACTGTCCGCCAAGCACGAACGTGACTACGGCGAAGGCGAGATGCCCTATCCGCCGGACTACCCGAAGATGCCCGGCGAACCGCCCCGGGTCCAGCCCTCCAAGAAGGTCGAGGGCCACTGGGACGAGAGCGGCAACCGGATCGAGAAGGCCAAGCCGCAAGAGGACTAG
- a CDS encoding M4 family metallopeptidase: protein MNRSALLAAATAVATATALGLTGATTASGAPKTAPLPTPAAAVARAKAAITHNLGTLRATSADTFAVRDVIVDSDGSTHVRMDRSIGGLPVLGGDVVLHQAKDGSWKGASLTLAKPANVGRTPKVSIATATSKALGKGYQTEGKPTLVIEARKGAPRLAYQVTTVGTQADGTPSNISTTIDALTGAKLISEQHIETVTGDGKSLYSGTVPLDTSAVTGGFTLTDTVRGGGVTQDAQNKTDSILCQLFGFGCPKAVNFVDADNHWGTGLNSDRASAAVDAHYGAATTFDYYKNVHGRNGIFNDGKGVPSRVHYGTNYVNAFWDGKKMTYGDGDNVVAGPLVSIDVAGHEMSHGVTSATANLTYSGESGGLNEATSDIFGTMVEFYSNNTSDPGDYYIGEEIVKDRPALRYMDKPSKDGNSPDCYSSGVGNLDVHYSSGIANHFVYLASEGSGAKTIGGLPHNSPTCNGSTVAGIGHDKVGKIWYRALTTYFTTGTTYAQARTATLNAATDLYGASSPERAAVAAAWSAVSVN, encoded by the coding sequence ATGAACAGATCCGCCCTGCTCGCCGCTGCCACCGCAGTGGCCACCGCAACCGCTCTGGGGCTCACGGGCGCCACTACGGCGTCCGGAGCTCCGAAGACCGCCCCCCTGCCGACGCCTGCCGCGGCGGTCGCCCGGGCCAAGGCCGCCATCACCCACAACCTGGGAACCCTTCGAGCCACCAGCGCCGACACGTTCGCCGTACGGGACGTCATCGTCGACTCCGACGGCTCCACTCACGTGCGGATGGACCGGAGCATCGGTGGGCTGCCGGTGCTCGGCGGCGACGTCGTGCTGCACCAGGCCAAGGACGGCTCCTGGAAGGGCGCCAGCCTGACCCTGGCCAAGCCCGCGAACGTCGGCCGGACGCCCAAGGTCAGCATCGCGACGGCGACCAGCAAGGCGCTCGGCAAGGGATACCAGACCGAGGGCAAGCCCACCCTGGTGATCGAGGCTCGCAAGGGCGCGCCCCGGCTCGCCTACCAGGTCACCACGGTCGGTACCCAGGCCGACGGTACGCCGAGCAACATCAGCACCACGATCGATGCTCTCACCGGCGCGAAGCTGATCAGTGAGCAGCACATCGAGACCGTGACCGGCGACGGCAAGAGCCTGTACTCCGGCACGGTGCCGCTCGACACCAGCGCGGTCACCGGCGGCTTCACCTTGACCGACACCGTTCGCGGCGGCGGAGTGACCCAGGACGCGCAGAACAAGACCGACTCGATCCTGTGTCAGTTGTTCGGCTTCGGCTGCCCGAAGGCGGTCAACTTCGTCGACGCCGACAACCACTGGGGCACCGGGCTGAACTCCGACCGCGCCTCGGCGGCGGTCGACGCGCACTACGGCGCGGCAACCACCTTCGACTACTACAAGAACGTGCACGGCCGGAACGGCATCTTCAACGACGGCAAGGGTGTCCCGAGCCGTGTCCACTACGGCACCAACTACGTGAACGCCTTCTGGGACGGCAAGAAGATGACGTACGGCGACGGCGACAACGTCGTCGCGGGACCGCTCGTCTCGATCGACGTGGCCGGCCACGAGATGTCCCACGGCGTCACCTCGGCGACCGCGAACCTGACCTACTCCGGTGAGTCCGGCGGCCTGAACGAGGCCACCAGCGACATCTTCGGCACGATGGTCGAGTTCTACTCCAACAACACCAGCGACCCCGGCGACTACTACATCGGCGAGGAGATCGTGAAGGACCGGCCGGCCCTTCGGTACATGGACAAGCCGAGCAAGGACGGGAACTCGCCGGACTGCTACTCCTCGGGCGTCGGCAACCTGGACGTGCACTACTCCTCCGGCATCGCCAACCACTTCGTCTACCTCGCCTCCGAGGGCAGTGGCGCCAAGACGATCGGCGGCCTGCCGCACAACTCGCCCACCTGCAACGGCTCGACGGTCGCCGGTATCGGGCACGACAAGGTCGGCAAGATCTGGTACCGCGCGCTGACGACGTACTTCACCACGGGGACCACCTACGCGCAGGCCCGGACCGCCACGCTGAACGCGGCGACCGACCTGTACGGCGCGAGCAGCCCCGAGCGCGCCGCCGTCGCGGCCGCCTGGTCCGCCGTCAGCGTCAACTGA
- a CDS encoding lamin tail domain-containing protein yields the protein MSAQNRSRRRLGALVITSSLIVSGAAVIAAAPALAASSTVVITEVYGGGGNSGAPYTNDFVELTNNSSSPVDLTGWSIQYASATGTSWTNKIALTGSIAPGGVYLAQGASGGANGQPLPAPDATGSVNMSATAGKVALVTSTTSLSCTTACATAAGVVDFVGYGGANDSETSPAPGTSNTTSATRKDPTKDADNNGTEFAAVNPSPKTLTSTPPDPDPIDARIHDVQGAAHRSPLTGKLVGNVTGVVTAKSGNGFWFQDPQPDDNPATSEGVFVFTSSAPTVAVGDAVSVKGTVAEFRPGGSGGTTNLTTTEITNPTVTVTGTAPVPAATIVGPGGRVPPSTVIDDDSTGDVETTGTFEPATDGLDFWESLEGMWLGINSPEVTGPTSSFRELSVVPAGSSVRTVRGGILLQKTDSNPERILLDDVLAPVPDAKTGDKLAAADGSPTVTGVLDYGFGNYKFLLTQTPTVIDGGVQREKTTASSALQVSVATFNVENLDPSDGPAKFDGLAQAVVKNLAAPDILGLEEVQDNDGAVNSGSTAADLTLSTLATAIQNAGGPKYAWRQIDPVNNAEGGEPGGNIRVAFMYRTDRPVKFVDRAGGGSTTATTITTDRFGRPHLSSSPGRVDPANPAWAATRVPLAGEFTWLGQSLFVVVNHFSSKGGDDPLWGRFQPPVQSSAPKRHQQAQAVRGFVDQILAKDTGANVIVLGDLNDFDFSETADILIGSGKTSLISLPKTLPLPQRYSYVFEGNSQILDQILMSKNLQPASSYDIVHMNAEFPDQISDHDPQVVKVIPLPSWYR from the coding sequence ATGTCTGCCCAGAACCGATCACGGCGCCGCCTGGGCGCCCTCGTGATCACTTCCAGTCTCATCGTGTCAGGAGCGGCCGTGATCGCGGCCGCGCCGGCACTCGCTGCCTCGTCCACCGTGGTGATCACCGAGGTGTACGGCGGCGGCGGCAACTCCGGCGCTCCCTACACGAACGACTTCGTCGAGCTGACCAACAACAGCAGCTCTCCGGTCGACCTGACCGGCTGGTCGATCCAGTACGCGTCCGCCACCGGCACTTCGTGGACCAACAAGATCGCACTCACCGGCAGCATCGCTCCCGGCGGCGTCTACCTCGCCCAGGGCGCCTCCGGTGGAGCCAACGGCCAGCCACTGCCGGCCCCTGACGCCACGGGCAGCGTGAACATGTCCGCCACCGCGGGCAAGGTCGCCCTGGTCACCTCCACGACGAGCCTGTCCTGTACGACGGCCTGCGCCACCGCGGCCGGCGTCGTCGACTTCGTCGGGTACGGCGGCGCGAACGACTCCGAGACGAGCCCTGCTCCGGGCACCTCGAACACCACCTCGGCGACCCGCAAGGACCCGACCAAGGACGCGGACAACAACGGCACCGAGTTCGCGGCGGTCAACCCGTCACCCAAAACGCTGACCTCGACCCCGCCGGACCCCGACCCGATCGACGCCAGGATCCACGACGTCCAGGGCGCCGCGCACCGGTCGCCGCTGACCGGCAAGCTCGTCGGCAACGTCACCGGCGTGGTCACCGCGAAGAGCGGCAACGGCTTCTGGTTCCAGGACCCGCAGCCCGACGACAACCCGGCCACCAGCGAAGGCGTATTCGTCTTCACCAGCTCGGCTCCGACCGTTGCTGTCGGCGACGCCGTGTCGGTCAAGGGCACGGTCGCCGAGTTTCGGCCCGGCGGCTCGGGCGGCACCACCAACCTGACCACGACCGAGATCACCAACCCGACCGTGACCGTCACCGGCACCGCGCCGGTTCCGGCGGCGACCATCGTCGGCCCGGGCGGCCGGGTTCCTCCGTCGACCGTGATCGACGACGACTCCACCGGCGACGTCGAGACCACCGGCACGTTCGAGCCGGCCACCGACGGCCTCGACTTCTGGGAGTCGCTCGAGGGCATGTGGCTGGGGATCAACTCCCCTGAGGTGACTGGCCCGACCAGCTCCTTCCGTGAGCTTTCCGTAGTACCGGCTGGTTCGAGTGTCCGGACCGTGCGCGGCGGCATCCTGCTGCAGAAGACCGACAGCAACCCCGAGCGGATCCTGCTCGACGACGTGCTGGCTCCCGTCCCGGACGCCAAGACCGGTGACAAGCTCGCGGCCGCCGACGGATCCCCGACGGTCACCGGCGTGCTGGACTACGGCTTCGGCAACTACAAGTTCCTCCTCACGCAGACTCCGACTGTCATCGACGGCGGCGTCCAGCGCGAGAAAACGACGGCCTCCTCTGCTCTGCAGGTCTCGGTGGCGACGTTCAACGTGGAGAACCTGGACCCGTCCGACGGCCCCGCCAAGTTCGACGGGCTGGCCCAGGCGGTGGTGAAGAACCTCGCCGCACCGGACATCCTCGGTCTGGAGGAGGTGCAGGACAATGACGGCGCTGTGAACTCGGGCAGCACTGCCGCTGACCTCACCCTGAGCACGCTGGCCACCGCGATCCAGAACGCGGGCGGCCCGAAGTACGCGTGGCGGCAGATCGACCCGGTGAACAACGCCGAGGGCGGCGAGCCGGGCGGCAACATCCGGGTCGCGTTCATGTACCGCACCGACCGGCCGGTGAAGTTCGTCGACCGGGCCGGCGGCGGTTCGACCACGGCCACCACGATCACCACCGACCGGTTCGGCCGGCCGCACCTGAGCTCGTCGCCGGGCCGCGTCGACCCGGCCAACCCGGCCTGGGCGGCCACCCGGGTCCCGCTGGCCGGCGAGTTCACCTGGCTCGGTCAGTCGCTGTTCGTGGTGGTCAACCACTTCAGCTCCAAGGGCGGCGACGACCCGCTCTGGGGCCGGTTCCAGCCGCCGGTCCAGTCCAGCGCCCCGAAGCGCCACCAGCAGGCGCAGGCCGTGCGTGGGTTCGTGGACCAGATCCTCGCCAAGGACACCGGCGCGAACGTGATCGTGCTCGGCGACCTGAACGACTTCGACTTCTCCGAGACCGCGGACATCCTGATCGGCTCGGGCAAGACGAGCCTGATCAGCCTGCCGAAGACACTGCCGTTGCCGCAGCGCTACAGCTACGTCTTCGAGGGGAACAGCCAGATCCTCGACCAGATCCTGATGTCGAAGAACCTGCAGCCGGCGTCGTCGTACGACATCGTGCACATGAACGCCGAGTTCCCCGACCAGATCAGCGACCACGACCCGCAGGTGGTCAAGGTCATCCCGCTGCCGTCCTGGTACCGGTGA
- the msrB gene encoding peptide-methionine (R)-S-oxide reductase MsrB — protein MTEGNTRQYAVQKTDEQWRAELSPAEFQVLRKAGTERPFTGEYTDTKTVGVYKCRACDAELFRSETKFDSHCGWPSFFAPLAEDRVEYIEDHDLGMKRVEVRCANCGSHLGHVFEGEGYGTPTDLRYCINSVSLSLAPAE, from the coding sequence ATGACAGAGGGCAACACCCGGCAGTACGCCGTACAGAAGACCGACGAGCAGTGGCGGGCCGAGTTGTCGCCGGCGGAGTTCCAGGTGCTGCGCAAGGCCGGCACCGAGCGGCCCTTCACCGGTGAGTACACCGACACCAAGACGGTCGGGGTCTACAAGTGCCGGGCGTGTGACGCGGAGTTGTTCCGCAGCGAGACCAAGTTCGACTCGCACTGCGGCTGGCCGTCGTTCTTCGCTCCACTGGCCGAGGACCGGGTCGAGTACATCGAGGACCACGACCTCGGCATGAAGCGCGTCGAGGTCCGCTGCGCCAACTGCGGCTCCCACCTCGGCCACGTCTTCGAGGGCGAGGGCTACGGCACGCCCACCGACCTGCGCTACTGCATCAACTCCGTCAGCCTCTCGCTGGCTCCCGCGGAGTAG
- a CDS encoding VOC family protein codes for MTSQRKAFPVLYVGSVRRSVEFYVLLGYELRYQFPLEGEPHYVGLERGESSLGIADSSWPEAQLGITVGTAPRFELFVYVDEVDTDVETFRAAGYTVLQPPATMPWGERQAYIADPDGNPVALATPI; via the coding sequence GTGACCAGTCAGCGCAAGGCCTTCCCGGTCCTGTACGTCGGTAGCGTCCGCAGGTCGGTGGAGTTCTACGTCCTGCTCGGCTACGAGTTGCGCTACCAGTTCCCGCTCGAAGGTGAGCCGCACTACGTCGGCCTGGAACGCGGCGAGTCCTCCCTGGGCATCGCCGACTCCAGTTGGCCCGAAGCCCAGCTCGGCATCACCGTCGGCACCGCGCCGCGCTTCGAGCTCTTCGTGTACGTCGACGAGGTCGACACCGACGTGGAGACCTTCCGCGCAGCCGGCTACACCGTCCTCCAGCCCCCGGCCACCATGCCCTGGGGCGAACGCCAGGCCTACATCGCCGACCCCGACGGCAACCCGGTAGCCCTCGCCACCCCGATCTGA
- the hemQ gene encoding hydrogen peroxide-dependent heme synthase, whose product MTETKPKARELNNVIRYTLWSVFKVETPLGDVDRDELAAELAELVGKLAADDVVIRGFYDVEGFRADADFMIWWHAPTSDALQKAYHALRRSRLGRHLAPIWSQFALHRPAEFNKSHIPAFLADEEPRAYICVYPFVRSYEWYLLPDEERRFMLAEHGKMARTYPDVRANTVASFALGDYEWILAFEADELHRMVDLMRDLRASTARRHVREEIPFYTGKRTELGELVANLA is encoded by the coding sequence GTGACCGAGACGAAGCCGAAGGCGCGCGAACTGAACAACGTGATCCGCTACACCCTGTGGTCGGTGTTCAAGGTGGAGACGCCGCTGGGTGACGTGGACCGGGACGAGCTGGCCGCCGAGCTGGCGGAGCTGGTCGGCAAGCTGGCCGCCGACGACGTGGTGATCCGCGGCTTCTACGACGTCGAAGGGTTCCGCGCGGACGCCGACTTCATGATCTGGTGGCACGCGCCGACCTCGGATGCCCTGCAGAAGGCGTACCACGCGCTGCGCCGCTCGCGGCTCGGGCGGCACCTGGCGCCGATCTGGTCGCAGTTCGCGCTGCACCGGCCGGCCGAGTTCAACAAGAGTCACATCCCGGCGTTCCTGGCCGACGAGGAGCCGCGGGCCTACATCTGCGTGTACCCGTTCGTCCGGTCCTACGAGTGGTACCTGCTGCCGGACGAGGAGCGCCGGTTCATGCTGGCCGAGCACGGGAAGATGGCGCGCACCTACCCCGACGTACGGGCCAACACGGTGGCGTCGTTCGCGCTGGGCGACTACGAGTGGATCCTGGCCTTCGAGGCCGACGAGCTGCACCGGATGGTCGACCTGATGCGCGACCTGCGTGCCTCGACGGCACGGCGGCACGTGCGCGAGGAGATCCCCTTCTACACCGGCAAACGGACCGAGCTCGGCGAGCTGGTCGCGAACCTCGCGTGA
- the hemG gene encoding protoporphyrinogen oxidase, which yields METGSVVVVGGGISGLAAAYALATGPNPPRITVLESSPRLGGKLAGAELEGVPVDLGAESVLARRPEAVDLIEAVGLADDLVHPATTSAGLWIGDRIRAIPPTVMGVPTSADATVDVLGAEAAATVAAESSLPEPALTEDVAIGRFVAERMGSAVTDKLVDPLLGGVYAGRADEISLAAAVPDLFAKLRTAPSLLAATAELRELSQRKAAQGAPVFAGIRGGVHRLIEALEKDLTARGVVLQRNATVRRISREQSGGYELETGPVPAPRLLQADAVVVAVPATPAGRMLTDLAPQASTELAAIEYASMAIVTLAVRKEDWPAGATGSGFLVPTVEDHTIKASTYSHAKWQWSAEAGGDLAVLRCSVGRLGEEYVLQRSDEELTALAAADLRTAIGLQTPVVASLVTRWGGGLPQYAVGHLGRVDRVEAAVAAHPGLAVCGAAYRGVGIAACVAAATKAATQVQAHLDALGTMAR from the coding sequence GTGGAGACTGGATCGGTAGTCGTTGTCGGTGGCGGGATCAGCGGGCTCGCGGCAGCGTACGCGCTGGCGACGGGGCCGAATCCGCCCCGGATCACCGTGCTGGAGTCGTCTCCGCGGCTGGGCGGCAAGCTGGCGGGCGCCGAACTGGAGGGCGTGCCGGTCGATCTGGGCGCCGAGTCCGTCCTGGCTCGCCGTCCCGAGGCCGTCGACCTGATCGAGGCCGTCGGACTGGCCGACGACCTGGTGCATCCGGCAACGACCTCGGCCGGCCTGTGGATCGGCGACCGGATCCGCGCCATCCCGCCGACGGTGATGGGCGTGCCGACCTCAGCCGACGCGACTGTCGACGTATTGGGTGCTGAGGCTGCCGCGACGGTGGCGGCCGAGTCGTCGCTGCCCGAGCCGGCGCTCACCGAGGACGTCGCCATCGGCCGCTTCGTCGCCGAACGCATGGGGTCCGCGGTGACCGACAAGCTGGTCGACCCGCTGCTGGGTGGCGTGTACGCCGGCCGAGCCGACGAGATCTCCCTCGCCGCCGCGGTGCCCGACCTCTTCGCCAAGCTGAGGACTGCGCCGAGCCTGCTCGCGGCCACCGCCGAGCTGCGCGAGCTGAGCCAACGCAAGGCCGCCCAAGGCGCTCCCGTCTTCGCTGGGATCCGCGGGGGCGTCCACCGGCTGATCGAGGCGCTGGAGAAGGACCTGACGGCGCGCGGAGTCGTACTGCAGCGCAACGCGACCGTACGGCGGATCAGCCGAGAGCAGTCCGGCGGCTACGAGCTCGAGACCGGACCTGTGCCTGCACCCAGGCTCCTGCAGGCGGATGCCGTGGTCGTCGCTGTCCCAGCCACCCCGGCCGGGCGCATGCTGACCGACCTGGCGCCACAGGCCTCTACGGAGCTGGCAGCGATCGAGTACGCGAGCATGGCAATCGTGACCCTGGCCGTGCGCAAGGAGGACTGGCCTGCCGGGGCAACGGGTTCGGGGTTCCTCGTACCGACAGTGGAAGACCACACGATCAAGGCGTCGACCTACTCGCACGCCAAGTGGCAGTGGAGCGCCGAGGCCGGGGGAGACCTCGCAGTACTGCGGTGCTCGGTCGGGCGGCTCGGTGAGGAGTACGTGCTCCAGCGCTCCGACGAAGAGCTCACAGCACTCGCCGCTGCCGACCTGCGTACCGCGATCGGCCTGCAGACGCCCGTAGTCGCGTCTCTGGTGACACGGTGGGGCGGCGGGCTTCCGCAGTACGCCGTAGGTCATCTAGGCCGCGTAGACCGCGTTGAAGCCGCTGTGGCGGCGCATCCTGGGCTAGCGGTGTGCGGCGCGGCGTACAGAGGCGTGGGCATCGCCGCCTGCGTCGCCGCCGCCACCAAAGCAGCAACCCAGGTGCAGGCTCACCTGGACGCGTTAGGGACAATGGCCAGGTGA